A single Triticum dicoccoides isolate Atlit2015 ecotype Zavitan chromosome 2A, WEW_v2.0, whole genome shotgun sequence DNA region contains:
- the LOC119354978 gene encoding recQ-mediated genome instability protein 1-like has product MGRRSLIITDSDEEDAAATPASASTSVSTGGGGSVGRPSSQNPSPFLAPYTLPSSPPPSPPVEISDDEEEVDEIQDPDEDPAFGDAPDEMRDSDGDSLFTDVADDLSPPPPAPPQYPPPQTSCPPPAPAPAPAVPSFRTPTPTPPPASTPPSGTRTPVPPPAAAPAPARTRTPIPSPAAAPTTARTPTPTPPPVAAPTPMSRTLTPTPPPAAASAPPARTPTPTPPPAAAPAPRPRTPAPTPPSAWTPTATPLTSSTPSSALSAQLRPVDAFLRRLGLRVRPEWLQQCAAGLPGFNGHGGTEVQARQCFEQLLFADMNECGAGVLPEGVGSMESAILDGPFVLQVDEIANMSAPLRERYRDAHAGPKRCLKLSMTDGIQRIYGMEYRPIKDLEVLAPAGFKIVIRNVHIKRGLLMLVPEVIEILGGVVDELEAARVRLVSEVNKPPRGKRKQGGLPLSSRATLAAWPRNVSAANGGEQGISIARTVNPSHPTGLGNGSQVGRTTQTMEEERVNHPVVVNGVRAQRQHFQENTMQDRSTSLTGNNAEASAPATYRHEPQQSTSRIARTLVDEYVDHPIVANNVDEQIQRVQEITMQDQATAFTRSRGEPSTSTPCGGYDSQQRAHDIHATGANGAEAARPSTVDDNTGQMEHPVILSGENEKPFIYIFNLMAHWTIEKDTRPYIQGKIKGLITSVKRFQFRNRREYELLVCIDDGSQISEAFVDCAIVRNIIGHSCEEVSTAVSDPTSESYIAMKQILSGFQHYLEKFEGTMHIEYNGQSSRPIVREMNEGCSTADAWLLLQRLKTCTAQRHIRNLDFMDTTP; this is encoded by the exons ATGGGGCGCCGCAGCCTAATCATCACCGACTCCGACGAGGAAGATGCCGCGGCCACTCctgcctccgcctccacctccgttTCCACCGGCGGCGGCGGAAGCGTCGGCCGCCCCTCGTCTCAAAACCCCAGCCCCTTCCTAGCCCCCTACACATTACCGTcctcgcctcccccctcccctcccgTCGAGAtctccgatgacgaggaggaggtcgaTGAGATCCAGGACCCCGACGAGGATCCCGCGTTCGGCGACGCCCCCGACGAGATGCGGGACTCTGACGGGGACTCCCTGTTCACCGACGTCGCCGATGACCTCTCCCCACCACCTCCCGCTCCACCTCAATATCCTCCGCCCCAAACTTCATGTCCACCTcccgctcctgctcctgctcccgcCGTTCCTTCGTTCCGAACCCCAACACCAACCCCGCCTCCCGCATCCACTCCTCCGTCCGGAACACGAACCCCAGTCCCACCGCCGGCCGCCGCACCTGCTCCGGCCCGAACCCGAACTCCAATCCCATCGCCGGCTGCCGCACCCACTACTGCCCGTACCCCAACCCCAACTCCACCGCCCGTTGCCGCACCCACTCCTATGTCCCGAACCCTAACCCCAACTCCACCGCCGGCTGCCGCATCAGCTCCTCCTGCCCGAACCCCAACGCCAACCCCACCacctgctgccgcgcctgctcctcgGCCTCGAACCCCAGCTCCAACCCCTCCCTCTGCCTGGACCCCAACTGCGACCCCGCTCACGTCCTCGACCCCATCGTCCGCACTGAGTGCGCAGCTGCGTCCGGTGGATGCGTTCCTGCGGCGACTCGGGCTTCGTGTACGGCCAGAGTGGCTTCAACAGTGTGCTGCCGGGTTGCCTGGGTTCAACGGCCATGGCGGCACTGAAGTGCAGGCTAGACAGTGTTTTGAGCAGCTCCTCTTTGCCGACATGAACGAATGCGGCGCTGGTGTGCTTCCGGAGGGCGTCGGGTCTATGGAGTCCGCCATCCTCGATGGACCATTTGTGCTACAG GTTGATGAAATTGCCAATATGTCTGCCCCTTTAAGGGAAAGATATCGTGATGCACATGCCGGCCCCAAACGATGTTTAAAGTTATCAATGACAGATGGCATCCAACGCATATATGGAATGGAATACAGGCCTATCAAAGACCTGGAAGTTCTTGCTCCTGCTGGTTTTAAG ATTGTTATAAGGAATGTGCACATAAAGAGAGGGCTTCTTATGTTAGTCCCTGAGGTTATTGAGATTCTTGGTGGGGTAGTTGATGAATTGGAAGCAGCACGTGTCAGACTTGTTTCTGAAGTAAATAAACCACCTCGTGGAAAAAG GAAACAAGGTGGATTACCTTTGTCCTCCAGAGCCACCCTAGCTGCCTGGCCACGTAATGTAAGCGCTGCAAATGGTGGTGAGCAAGGCATCTCAATTGCAAGAACAGTAAACCCCTCTCATCCAACAGGATTAG GTaatggctctcaagttggtagaacTACACAAACAATGGAAGAAGAGCGTGTTAACCATCCTGTTGTAGTAAATGGTGTCCGAGCACAACGTCAACATTTCCAAGAAAACACTATGCAGGACCGATCTACTTCTCTTACTGGGAACAACGCAGAGGCTTCTGCACCTGCTACCTATAGACATGAACCCCAACAAAGCACTAGTAGAATTGCACGAACTTTGGTAGATGAATATGTTGACCATCCTATTGTGGCGAACAATGTTGACGAGCAAATACAACGTGTCCAAGAAATCACCATGCAGGACCAAGCTACTGCTTTTACTAGGAGCAGAGGAGAGCCTTCTACATCTACTCCTTGTGGTGGGTATGATTCCCAACAAAGGGCACATGACATTCATGCAACTGGTGCCAATGGTGCGGAGGCTGCACGGCCTTCAACTGTTGATGATAATACTGGTCAGATGGAACATCCAGTCATTCTAAGTGGTGAAAATGAAAAACCTTTCATATACATTTTCAACTTGATGGCACATTGGACCATAGAAAAGGATACAAGACCCTACATTCAAGGAAAAATTAAG GGTTTGATTACCTCTGTCAAACGATTTCAATTTAGGAATCGCAGAGAGTACGAGCTTCTTGTGTGCATAGATGATGGAAGTCAAATTTCAGAGGCCTTTGTTGACTGTGCT ATTGTACGTAACATAATTGGCCACTCATGTGAGGAGGTTTCAACTGCCGTTTCTGATCCAACCTCAGAATCGTACATCGCTATGAAACAAATTCTGAGTGGATTTCAGCATTATTTGGAGAAATTTGAG